Genomic segment of Leptospira perdikensis:
GGGATTGTAAGTTCCAATCACCATTAAATAATCACGATAATTCAGTGAAGTCGCTGTTAGGCGAACGAGAACTTCTTTGGGAGCAAGCGATTCAGAAAGATCTCTTGTTGATTGTTTTAGGTTCTCTAATCCGAATGATCCTTGGATTTCCCATACTTTGTTTAACATATTTCCTCGTTCGATTTAAAATCAAAATTCACTCGTCAGATCCTCGGGCCTCCTTATCCTTTGTCGAGTGGGAATACGAGGAGTGGGTCGTTATGAAAAAAGATTTTTGGAACGATAGGGTGGTAGTGATCACCGGGGCAACGAGTGGAATTGGGAAAGCTTTGTATGAAGAACTTGCTCTTTTCCCTTGTGAACTTGTCCTTGTGGCAAGACGTGCCGCAGAAATTGAAGAACCCAAAAACAAACACGAAGGGGTGATCATTCACCGCGTGGCTTGTGACCTTTCTGATCCCACTTCTGTTTTAGATGCTGTAGAGTGGATCCAAAAGGAAGTTTCAAAAATTGATATCTTATTTAATAATGCTGGGATAACGGCCCACGGTAGATTTGATTCTCTGTCGATGGATGTGTATCGCAAAACCTTTGCTACGAATTTTTTTGGCCCCATTCAATTGGTACGTGGCCTTTTGCCTCTTCTTCTTGCGGCCAAAGGAAATATTGTGACTACTTCCACAGTTTCAGCTTTGTACGGAGTGCCGGGCCGGGCCGCTTACTCAGCTTCCAAGTCGGCCTTACATGCGGCACTCGAATCCCTTCGGATAGAAACCATGGAAGAGGGGCTTGGTGTATCTCTTGTTTGTGTTCCTTACACAGATACAGCCCTACGGACTTCAGGCCTTGATGCTTCTGGAGGAATTTTATCAGAAGCTCCTGCCAAAGGAAAACGGAAGACGGCCAAAGAAGTGGCTCATGTTTTAATGTCTGTGGCAAAGGACAAAGAAGCAAGGCTTGTCACATTCAATTTAAGCGGTCGATTTTTAGAATGGATGCGATTTTTCTCTCCTAAGTTTTTAGAAAAAATTCTATATAAAAAACTCTACTCGGACTTCAAATCGCACTGAAAGCTGTCTAAACCAAGGTATAGGGAGAAGATCTATCCTTTGGAAAATTTATTATTTTCGTATTTAGCGGCTGTTATATTTACATTTTTGTTTATGAGTTTGATGTGGTTCTGGGGAAAATACAGAGACAACTATGCCGTTATTGATGTGGGTTGGGGACTTGTTATCGCCGGGATTGCGAGTATCCTTGTTTGTTTTGGACGTGGGAATGGATTTGCTAAACTAGCAGTGCTTATACCCGTTTGGATCTGGGCTCTTCGGTTGTCAGGTTTTCTTTATTTCACACGCATCCGAACAAACCATCCGGAAGATAAACGATATGCTGGGTTTCGAAAAGATTACGGTGAAAAAGTTCATCAAAAGATGTTTACTAACGTTTTTCTTTTGCAAGGATTTTTGGCCCTTCTTTTATCGTTCCCATTTTATTTTGCCGCACAATGGAATTTATTCCCAAATTCTGGGGCCATAGGGCCTAACGGATATTTGATGGTATTTCTGGGATGGGTTTTGTTTGTTCTAGGAGTAGTTGGGGAAACGATCTCTGACCGCGATCTCCACAGGTTTGTGGCCGATCCTAAAAACAAAGGTAAGGTTTGTAACGTAGGTCTTTGGAAGTATTCACGCCATCCCAACTATTTTTTTGAATGGATCATTTGGGTGGGGATTGGGATCATTCCGATTCTTTCCGCACCAATGGCGATTTTGTCGCTTCTCACACCTCTCTTTATGTTTGTATTGTTACGATTTGTATCAGGTGTTCCTTTTGCAGAAAAATACTCTCTCCTTTCCAAAGGAGATCTGTTTCGGGAATACCAACGGACGACCAATGCATTTTTCCCATGGTTTTCAAAATAAAAATAATAAAGGATAAAAAATGAATTTTAATGATTCTGCCCCAAAAGATGAGGGTTCAACTTTTAGTATCAATTCCCTTTTAGAAAAAGATATTTTTCCAGATTGGCTCATTCGTTTTCGAATCCGTCAACTTTTGAAACTTCGTATCCGCCAAGAAAGGAAAGAAAATCCTACGACCCAACTCCAACACAAAATAAACTATGTGAATGAGTTAAAAAAATCCCCCATTGCGGTTCATACTGCGGCTGCCAACGAACAACATTACGAAGTCCCTAGTGATTTTTTTACCTATGTGATGGGACCAAGGATGAAATATTCCTCTGGATATTGGCCTTCCTTCGATACCAGTTTTGCTGAGTCAGAAGAAGAAATGCTTCGAATCACTGTGGAACGAGCAGAGATTCAAAATGGAATGAAGGTTTTGGATTTGGGATGCGGTTGGGGGAGTATCTCTCTATATATTGCCGAACAATTTCCTAAGTGTAAGGTTACAGGTGTTTCTAATTCGCGCACTCAAAAAGAATTCATCGACAAACGTGCCAAAGAACGTGGGTTAAAAAATCTCACCATCATCACAAAGGACATGAACGATTTTACCACCAAAGATAAGTTTGATCGGATTGTTTCTGTAGAGATGTTAGAACATATGAAAAACTATGAGAAACTTTTTGAAAAACTATCTAAGTTCCTTGTCGCAGATGGAAAGTTTTTTGTACATATCTTCACTCATAAAGAATTTGCTTATCCTTTTGAAGTTATTGATGAAACAGATTGGATGGCGAAGTATTTTTTTACAGGTGGGCAGATGCCATCGGATGATTTGTTTTTATACTTCCAAAAGGATTTTTTAATCGAAAATCATTGGGTTGTGAATGGGACTCATTATGCGAGAACAAGCGAAGCTTGGTATGATAACATGATAGACAACAAGGATAAACTATTGCCTATCCTTGCGAGTACTTACGGCGAAAAAGAAAAAACCAAATGGTTTGTTTATTGGAAAGTTTTCTTTCTCGCCTGTGCTGAGTTATGGGGTTACCGAAACGGTGAGGAGTGGTTTGTTAGCCACTACTTGTTTCGAAAACGCTGAGTTTTTTTCCCAGCAGCCTTTACGTAAACGCCACCTTCTTTTTTAGAAGAGGGTGCGCTACTACGGCGAGAATCCCCACCTCGGTCACTTCGTTCTCCCCGTTCACTTCTTTCGCTATTGGATCTTCCGCCACGGTATCCACCGCGACCGCCACCGCCTGAACCACCACCATCATCACGACGTCTTCTTCCGGATCCACCACTAGGAGGAGTTTCACTCCATTCCCCAGGTGTTTTTCCGATTTTTTCAGGGCCGCTGATTTTGGTTTTATCAAGCATAGTCGAAAGTAGTTTCAAAGAAAGAGATCTTTTGTCGTCTAACTTCAAAAGTTTTTCTAAAACTTCTTCTGCATCTGCGTGGATTTCCGTTTCCACTACTTTGTTTAGGAAATCTTCTTCCCGTCTTGCGAGTACTTCCTTTTTAGTAGGAAGAGCAGCAATGGTAAGGTTCATTCCAGAAGTACCTTTTAGTCTTAGAAGGGCACGAGATTCTCTTGTGGTTACAAGAGTCACAGCCTTTCCTGATTTTCCAGCACGACCTGTACGACCAATTCTATGTGTATAACTTTCGCTATCAAAAGGAAGGTGGTAGTTGATCACAAGAGACAAATCTTTTACGTCTAGTCCACGTGCGGCAACGTCTGTTGCTACAAGGATTTTAACGCGGCCATCGTGTAGGCTTTTTAAAACTTGTTCTCTTTGTTTTTGGTTTAGGTCTCCGTGAAGTGCTTCTACTGGATATCCTTTGAAACCAAGGGTTGCTTTTAAATCGTCTGCTTCTTTTTTTGTTTTTGTGAAGATGATTGCCTTATAAGGGTTTTCATAATCCAAAATTCGAACTACAGAAATTTCTCGTTCAGCTTCATCAATCACGTAGTACACTTGTTCGATGTTCTTAGAAGATTTTTCTGTTGCTGCAATTTTTACATGAGCGGGGTGCGTTTGGTACTTACTTGCCAACTTCTTAATGGGCTCCGGCATGGTTGCGGAGAAAAGTAAGGTTTGTCTTTTGGTTGGCAGTAGATTAAAGATGGATTCAATATCATCCATAAAGCCCATATCGAGCATTTCATCTGCTTCATCCAATATCACCATGGAAGGTTTGAAATTTTTAAGTTCCTTTCCTTTCAATAGGTCGAGAAGTCTTCCTGGAGTTGCGACAGCAACTTGGGCACCTTTTGCCACTTGTGTAATTTGTTTAGAATAGGAACTGCCACCGTAAATGGTAGTGGTTTTGATTCCTAAATGTTTTCCCAGTTTATACAATTCATCTGATACTTGCAGAGCAAGTTCACGAGTCGGTGTGAGGACAAGCACTTGCATGCCATCATTCACATTGATTCGGTTCAAACAGGGGAGTCCGTAAGCTGCAGTTTTCCCGGTTCCGGTCTGCGCTTGTGCGATTAAATCTTTTCCTTCCAATACGAGCGGAATCGCTTGTTTTTGGATAGGGCTTGGTGATTCGAAGCCTGCTTCAGTGATTCCTTGTAGTATTTCAGGACGTAATCCGAAGGATTGGAAGTCATTTCCAACTTCGGTGTCATTCTTAGTCATGGAAATAGGATACAATAAAAAAATGGCCTAAAAAAGAAAGGCAAAAATACCTAAATGGCCCTGGGTACCTTCGCTGCGATTTCTTTTAGGTGGAGGTAGAGTTCCTCTTTTAAGTAGGGTTTGGGCATAAAATAATCAAATCCAGAGGTTAGAATGTGGTTTCGTTCTTCCGGCATACAAAGCCCTGTACAGGCAAAAAGTGCGGGTTTATTGGGTTTTCCAACCAATCCTTTTGCAATTTCCGTCCCATGTTTCCCTGGCATCTCAATGTCCAAAAAAGCGATATCGAAAGAAGATTCATTTAACGTTTTTTCCGTATCAATTCCGTTATTTGTTTCTGTGATTTCAAAACCTAGCGGTCGCAAATAACTTTTTAAAACTTTTCGGTTGAGTTCATTGTCATCGGCGATTAGGACTTTTTGGGGTTTCGAAAATATTGGTAAATTTGATTTTGAAGTAGCCGGATTGATTTTTTCTGATTGGTTTTCTTCTAGTTTCCAAATCACGGGAATTTTGACTTTAAATGCGGAACCTTCACCTAACTTTGATTCCACGTGTACTTCTCCACCCATTTCTTCAAGTGAGAGTTTGACAATGGAAAGGCCAAGCCCGGAACCAGAAATTCCGCAGCCTTCAGGAACAAATTCATTGTACTTTTGGAAGA
This window contains:
- a CDS encoding SDR family NAD(P)-dependent oxidoreductase, translated to MKKDFWNDRVVVITGATSGIGKALYEELALFPCELVLVARRAAEIEEPKNKHEGVIIHRVACDLSDPTSVLDAVEWIQKEVSKIDILFNNAGITAHGRFDSLSMDVYRKTFATNFFGPIQLVRGLLPLLLAAKGNIVTTSTVSALYGVPGRAAYSASKSALHAALESLRIETMEEGLGVSLVCVPYTDTALRTSGLDASGGILSEAPAKGKRKTAKEVAHVLMSVAKDKEARLVTFNLSGRFLEWMRFFSPKFLEKILYKKLYSDFKSH
- a CDS encoding DUF1295 domain-containing protein codes for the protein MENLLFSYLAAVIFTFLFMSLMWFWGKYRDNYAVIDVGWGLVIAGIASILVCFGRGNGFAKLAVLIPVWIWALRLSGFLYFTRIRTNHPEDKRYAGFRKDYGEKVHQKMFTNVFLLQGFLALLLSFPFYFAAQWNLFPNSGAIGPNGYLMVFLGWVLFVLGVVGETISDRDLHRFVADPKNKGKVCNVGLWKYSRHPNYFFEWIIWVGIGIIPILSAPMAILSLLTPLFMFVLLRFVSGVPFAEKYSLLSKGDLFREYQRTTNAFFPWFSK
- a CDS encoding SAM-dependent methyltransferase yields the protein MNFNDSAPKDEGSTFSINSLLEKDIFPDWLIRFRIRQLLKLRIRQERKENPTTQLQHKINYVNELKKSPIAVHTAAANEQHYEVPSDFFTYVMGPRMKYSSGYWPSFDTSFAESEEEMLRITVERAEIQNGMKVLDLGCGWGSISLYIAEQFPKCKVTGVSNSRTQKEFIDKRAKERGLKNLTIITKDMNDFTTKDKFDRIVSVEMLEHMKNYEKLFEKLSKFLVADGKFFVHIFTHKEFAYPFEVIDETDWMAKYFFTGGQMPSDDLFLYFQKDFLIENHWVVNGTHYARTSEAWYDNMIDNKDKLLPILASTYGEKEKTKWFVYWKVFFLACAELWGYRNGEEWFVSHYLFRKR
- a CDS encoding DEAD/DEAH box helicase, which codes for MTKNDTEVGNDFQSFGLRPEILQGITEAGFESPSPIQKQAIPLVLEGKDLIAQAQTGTGKTAAYGLPCLNRINVNDGMQVLVLTPTRELALQVSDELYKLGKHLGIKTTTIYGGSSYSKQITQVAKGAQVAVATPGRLLDLLKGKELKNFKPSMVILDEADEMLDMGFMDDIESIFNLLPTKRQTLLFSATMPEPIKKLASKYQTHPAHVKIAATEKSSKNIEQVYYVIDEAEREISVVRILDYENPYKAIIFTKTKKEADDLKATLGFKGYPVEALHGDLNQKQREQVLKSLHDGRVKILVATDVAARGLDVKDLSLVINYHLPFDSESYTHRIGRTGRAGKSGKAVTLVTTRESRALLRLKGTSGMNLTIAALPTKKEVLARREEDFLNKVVETEIHADAEEVLEKLLKLDDKRSLSLKLLSTMLDKTKISGPEKIGKTPGEWSETPPSGGSGRRRRDDGGGSGGGGRGGYRGGRSNSERSERGERSDRGGDSRRSSAPSSKKEGGVYVKAAGKKTQRFRNK